Within the Chromobacterium paludis genome, the region ATGAGTCGCCCATTCGCTTTTACATGGCCTGCCGCTTGGGCAGGCCGCCCGTCTCAATGGTCGAGGATAAGCCCATGACCCAAAATACTCTGAATCTCCCGCGCGGCCCCGTGATGGTGGACGTCGCCGGCTTCGCGCTGACCGAGCAGGAGCGCGCGCGGCTGTCCCACCCGCTGGTGGGCGGCGTCATCCTGTTCCGACGCAACTTCCAGAACATCGAACAGCTGCGCGCGCTGACCGCGGAAATCCGCGCCTTGCGCTCGCCGCATCTGCTGATCGCCGTCGACCACGAGGGCGGCCGCGTGCAGCGTTTCCTGGACGGCTTCACCCGTCTGCCGCCGATGAATGTGCTGGGCGAAGCCTGGGACGCGGACCGCGAGCAGGCGCTGAAGCTGGCCGAAACCGTGGGCTATGTGCTGGCGGCCGAGTTGTCGGCCTGCGGCATAGACCTGTCCTTCACGCCGGTGCTGGATCTGGACTGGAGCCGTTGCGCGGTGATAGGCAACCGTTCCTTCCATCGCCATCCGGAAGCCGTGGCCGAGTTGGCCGAGGCGCTGCAGCAGGGCCTGGGCCGCGGCGGCATGATGAGCTGCGGCAAGCATTATCCCGGCCACGGCTATGTGGAGGGCGACAGCCACCATTTGATGCCGCAGGACGATAGAAGCCTGGCCG harbors:
- the nagZ gene encoding beta-N-acetylhexosaminidase; amino-acid sequence: MTQNTLNLPRGPVMVDVAGFALTEQERARLSHPLVGGVILFRRNFQNIEQLRALTAEIRALRSPHLLIAVDHEGGRVQRFLDGFTRLPPMNVLGEAWDADREQALKLAETVGYVLAAELSACGIDLSFTPVLDLDWSRCAVIGNRSFHRHPEAVAELAEALQQGLGRGGMMSCGKHYPGHGYVEGDSHHLMPQDDRSLAEIARDDLVPFARLAEAGMGAVMPAHVLYPAVDSQPAGFSWVWLTDILRGQLGFDGVIFSDALDMAGAAGAGSYVQRADAALAAGCDMVLVCNQPAEADKMLAVLAPPPQPKLAERLERMAGKSRPEDWQQIIATAEFAAAQAVVKQLAMPKDALAGPQVGEAH